Proteins encoded together in one Eublepharis macularius isolate TG4126 chromosome 2, MPM_Emac_v1.0, whole genome shotgun sequence window:
- the LOC129324802 gene encoding cholesterol 24-hydroxylase-like, protein MDALEAIWGLLRLLLAVALLAFGLYCGYIKYVHLKYDYIPGAPRTSFFLGHLPIMWRTFKNNEVVYDLLAQWAEEYGPVLRINVFHRVSVLILSPEGVKEYLMLPQYPKDPFTYGRVYSMFGVRFFGTGLLADRDYNHWHKQRRIMDPAFSRTYLMGLMGIFNDKAEELMKVLEEKANGETKVDIMSLLRRVTLDIIAKVGFDLELNTLYDDQTPFPHAVTTIIEGVSEARIPTFEYMPGNRKMVKKVQESLRLIRRTGKECIEQRRKAIQNGDETPMDILTLILKNAAQEGDYDDENMLDNFITFFFAGHETTANQLSFAIMELGRQPEIMAKLQAEVDEVIGVKRDVNYEDLGKLHYLSQVLKEVLRLYSPVPTTLRWTDTENIIEGVKIPANTTLAFSMYIMGRMERYFKDPLTFDPDRFGKDQPKPYYSYFPFSLGPRSCIGQTFAQMEAKVLMAKFLQRFEFQLVPPQSFKLLDTGTLRPLDNVVCRLKLRNPLAFERD, encoded by the exons CTTTTTCTTAGGTCATCTGCCAATCATGTGGAGAACATTTAAAAATAACGAAGTGGTTTATGATCTTTTGGCACAGTG GGCTGAAGAATATGGACCAGTTCTGCGTATTAATGTCTTTCACAGAGTCTCAGTGTTAATATTAAGTCCTGAAGGAGTAAAG GAGTATCTGATGCTACCACAATACCCAAAAGACCCATTTACATATGGTCGTGTTTATAGTATGTTTGGTGTAAG ATTTTTCGGGACTGGCTTGCTAGCAGATCGCGACTATAACCACTGGCACAAGCAGCGGAGAATTATGGATCCAGCTTTTAGCCGAac TTACCTGATGGGGTTAATGGGAATCTTCAATGACAAAGCAGAAGAGCTTATGAAGGTGCTGGAAGAGAAAGCCAATGGAGAGACAAAAGTTGATATAATGAGCCTGCTGAGACGAGTGACTCTTGACATCATTGCAAAG GTGGGGTTTGACTTAGAACTGAACACTCTGTACGATGACCAAACACCTTTCCCACATGCAGTGACTACGATCATTGAAGGAGTTTCTGAGGCACGCATCCCTACTTTTGAG tacatgcCAGGGAATAGAAAAATGGTGAAAAAGGTTCAGGAAAGCTTGAGGCTGATACGTCGTACTGGGAAGGAGTGTATCGAGCAGAGGCGCAAGGCCATCCAGAATGGAGATGAGACCCCTATGGATATTCTTACTCTGATCTTGAAGAATGCAG CACAGGAGGGAGACTATGATGATGAAAACATGCTGGACAACTTTATCACCTTCTTTTTTGCAG GTCATGAAACCACTGCCAATCAGTTGTCCTTTGCCATCATGGAGCTGGGACGGCAACCTGAAATTATGGCAAA ACTTCAGGCTGAAGTGGATGAAGTCATTGGCGTAAAGAGAGACGTTAACTATGAAGATCTTGGCAAACTCCACTATTTATCACAG GTTCTCAAAGAAGTCCTGCGATTGTACTCACCGGTTCCAACCACTTTACGCTGGACAGACACTGAAAATATCATTGAAGGGGTCAAAATTCCAGCAAACACCACCCTGGCT TTCAGCATGTATATCATGGGGCGCATGGAAAGGTATTTCAAGGATCCACTGACCTTTGATCCTGACCGATTTGGCAAAGATCAGCCAAA GCCGTACTATTCCTACTTCCCATTTTCCTTGGGGCCtcgttcctgcattgggcagacaTTTGCACAG ATGGAGGCTAAAGTGTTGATGGCTAAATTTCTGCAGAGGTTTGAATTTCAGCTGGTCCCACCACAGAGCTTTAAACTTTTGGACACTGGAACACTGAGGCCATTAGATAACGTTGTATGCAGACTGAAGCTACGCAACCCTCTTGCTTTTGAAAGAGATTGA